In Puniceicoccus vermicola, the genomic window AGTAACTGGCCGGAGTTGGCTCCATCGCTTCGTTAGGCTCATCTATCATTCAAATTTAGTTCCGCGAATTCTTCGGCCACATCTTCATGACTAAACTCATAGGAAATGCTGTCTTTCTTCATAGTAATGTCAAAGCGGCGAGGGAATAGCACTTCAAAAGCGATCCAAGGTGACAGCATCAAGAGAACGATGACCGCTCCTTTGATTCTCTTGTTTGGGTCATTGCCGTCAAGCATCGGCATGACCGCAAAGATAAACAGAAATACTAGAGCCACCATGACGACGTCACGACCGTAAGAGAAAAAGTAATATTTCCATTTATGCCTCCTGAGGATCGGAGCGCGAACAGACTTCCATCCGAACAATAGAAGAAGCGGTGAAAAAAATGAGGAAATCGGGTTTTGCCCGTTTGCGATCACCAAGACGCTGTCATCCGCTCCCCGTTCTCCGCTATAAACGCAACGATCCGGGAATCGTGGTGACATTCTTTTGGGTAGGACGATATCAAAAGTCTCCATATTTGCTTCTGCTGAACGTAGAGGTAGGCGCACCGGAGGCGTTGCCCATCCTGTCTGGTTGGACCTATCTGGTTTGGCAACACAAGTCATCTTCATGGTGCCAATGATGCTTGATATTCTGCATGAAAAGAGTGTGGTCGTATTCAATGCTTCCTTCCGGAAAATTTCTGGCGTCGTTGAAGAAGCTGGATTCAAGGTTTTCGATCTCAAATGGGGAAACTGTCCAAGATTCCGTCTCAAGGCGCAGCCCGTCGTATTTACTCCCGCTTTTTTTCGCTGAGTAACCTAGCGAACCAGATTCAAAAAAATCGGATGATTCTTGAAGTGAGCTGAAGCACGAAGATTCCGGAAAAGTATCCGAGACTCTGCCCGAAAACGATACCGTCGTGTGCGAATCTTTCGATTTCATTTTAAAGTCGAAGTATCCTTCAGAATCTCGGACATCAAATGTCGCAGGATAGTGAACGCCGGGGAATATTCTTCCACCGGCGAGCTGGCTGACGCGGGAATCGGAATCTCGTCGGGGGATATAGACCCCTTCGTTTCCCTCCCACGTTACAGCAACTCTATGAGCTGCATTTTCACTGCTAAATCCCCAAGGAAGAGGAAAAACAGCTGGTTTTATTCCTTCCAGTCTGATCAGGCAAATACCTCCAACTGCGTATCCATTGTGTAGTTTTGGGCAAAATGGCTTCGGCAATACCCGAGACATTACTTCCGGTTCGATTCTAAAGTTAATAAGGAATCGCCTCTTTATGATTCCTGTGATCTTGGGGATACGCATCTTTTTTTCCAACGATGAAGGTAGGTGCTCGGCCAATGAGCGACGTAAACAGCGCGAGTAAGCCCGAGTTACCTACCCTGTCTGGTTCGATCATAGGGTCTGAAATGATGCGTAAATAACCAAAGAAACTACTGCTATCACAAATGAAACATTCATCAAATAAAAGGAAACGGTGTAAACCCAACTCGCCTCTCCGACGCTTACAAATTTGGTGCCAGTCGAAATTCCCTCCTCCATTTTCTGTATTTCTTCGAGACATTGACGACGTAAAGACCCTTTTATCGCTACCTGCAGAAAAGCTACGAATGCTCCGGCAAGTATACCTAGGCCCAGAGCTATCCATGTCGTCAGAAGAAAATACTTCTCAGGACATGGTATTGGAGTATCCGACTGAAATGCTACAAGGATCGCAAGACTTCCAGATGCAAGTGTCAAAACCTGACGAATCCATTGAAAGAAAACCTGCGAATGTTCATCGGATAAACGAGAAAACCTTTGTAGTTTCTTTTTTAGAATTTCATTCATCGAACG contains:
- a CDS encoding DUF2071 domain-containing protein; protein product: MRIPKITGIIKRRFLINFRIEPEVMSRVLPKPFCPKLHNGYAVGGICLIRLEGIKPAVFPLPWGFSSENAAHRVAVTWEGNEGVYIPRRDSDSRVSQLAGGRIFPGVHYPATFDVRDSEGYFDFKMKSKDSHTTVSFSGRVSDTFPESSCFSSLQESSDFFESGSLGYSAKKSGSKYDGLRLETESWTVSPFEIENLESSFFNDARNFPEGSIEYDHTLFMQNIKHHWHHEDDLCCQTR